One genomic segment of Fusobacterium nucleatum includes these proteins:
- a CDS encoding ABC transporter ATP-binding protein, which yields MKAVEFINITKKYGEQEVLNSFSLDIEKGKCLAIMGESGSGKSTIAKIIIGLEEQNSGTVKIFGKERDIKTTFKDIEFLFQDSYNALNPSMTVEDLIYEPLQFLLNTDKSQKKEIVLELLEQVELSSELLTRKRDELSGGQLQRVCLARALSTKPQIMIFDESLSGLDPLVQDKILDLLYKIQKQYQLTYIFISHDFRLCYFLADRIILIDKGKIVEDFKELDKEIIPKTEIGKILLKDISKL from the coding sequence ATGAAAGCAGTAGAATTTATTAATATAACAAAAAAGTATGGAGAACAGGAAGTATTAAACTCATTTTCTTTGGATATAGAAAAAGGTAAATGTCTTGCAATAATGGGAGAAAGTGGGTCAGGAAAAAGTACTATTGCTAAAATAATTATAGGACTTGAAGAACAAAATTCAGGTACAGTAAAAATTTTTGGAAAAGAAAGAGATATAAAAACAACTTTTAAAGATATAGAGTTTTTGTTTCAAGACTCTTATAATGCATTAAATCCAAGTATGACTGTTGAAGATTTAATATATGAACCTTTACAATTTTTGCTTAATACAGATAAGAGTCAAAAAAAAGAAATTGTATTAGAATTACTTGAACAAGTTGAGCTATCATCAGAATTACTTACAAGGAAAAGGGATGAACTAAGTGGTGGACAATTACAAAGAGTTTGTTTAGCAAGAGCTTTATCAACAAAACCTCAAATTATGATATTTGATGAGTCATTAAGTGGTTTAGATCCATTAGTTCAGGACAAAATTTTAGATTTATTATATAAAATTCAAAAACAATATCAATTGACATATATTTTTATTTCACATGATTTTAGATTATGCTATTTTTTAGCTGATAGAATAATTTTAATTGACAAAGGAAAAATTGTAGAAGATTTTAAAGAATTAGATAAAGAAATTATACCAAAGACAGAGATAGGTAAAATTTTATTAAAAGATATTTCAAAATTGTAA
- a CDS encoding DMT family transporter — MDNHIKGALLVCLAATMWGFDGIVLTPRLFNLHVPFVVFILHLLPLILMSIIFGKEEIKNIKKLQKNDLFFFFCVALFGGCLGTLSIVKALFLVNFKHLTVVTLLQKLQPIFAIILARLLLKEKLKRAYLFWGFLALLGGYLLTFEFHLPEFVSADNLLPASLYSLLAAFSFGSATVFGKRILKSASFRTALYLRYLMTTCIMFVIVAFTSGFGDFSIATAGNWLIFVIIALTTGSGAILLYYFGLRYITAKVATMCELCFPISSVVFDYLINGNVLSPVQIASAILMIISIIKISKLN, encoded by the coding sequence ATGGATAATCATATAAAAGGAGCTTTACTTGTTTGTTTAGCTGCTACCATGTGGGGTTTTGATGGAATAGTTTTAACACCTAGATTGTTTAATTTACATGTTCCATTTGTGGTTTTTATACTTCATCTTTTACCATTGATACTTATGTCAATTATCTTTGGAAAAGAAGAAATTAAAAATATAAAAAAATTACAAAAAAATGATTTATTTTTCTTTTTTTGTGTGGCTTTGTTTGGTGGTTGTTTAGGAACTCTATCAATAGTTAAGGCATTGTTTTTAGTAAACTTTAAGCATTTAACAGTTGTTACCTTATTACAAAAATTACAACCAATATTTGCAATAATATTAGCAAGGTTACTTTTAAAAGAAAAATTAAAAAGAGCATATCTATTTTGGGGATTTTTAGCTTTGCTTGGAGGATATCTTTTAACATTTGAATTTCATCTTCCAGAATTTGTTTCAGCTGATAATCTATTACCAGCTTCTCTTTATTCATTACTTGCTGCTTTCTCATTTGGTTCAGCAACTGTATTTGGAAAGAGAATATTAAAATCTGCTTCATTTAGAACAGCACTTTATTTAAGATATTTGATGACAACTTGTATAATGTTTGTTATTGTAGCTTTTACCTCTGGCTTTGGAGATTTTTCAATAGCCACAGCTGGAAATTGGTTAATCTTTGTAATTATTGCTTTAACAACAGGAAGTGGAGCAATCTTACTTTATTATTTTGGACTTAGGTATATTACAGCAAAAGTTGCTACTATGTGTGAGTTATGTTTCCCAATATCAAGTGTAGTTTTTGACTACTTAATAAATGGAAATGTATTAAGTCCTGTTCAAATTGCAAGTGCAATCTTAATGATAATTTCAATAATAAAAATTAGTAAATTAAATTAG
- the cbpF gene encoding CEACAM-binding trimeric autotransporter adhesin CbpF: MKKFVSLKLIVFSFILVVGSVSFSAPAIQGGTGSDSTVAGIENDASEEKSSAFGFKNKASGKFSSAFGYMNEANGQFSSAFGAGNKAIGEQSSAFGFLNKASGGKSSVFGSQYEVTGNSSGAFGVGEFNGQYQYKNEGNNSYMIGNKNKIASGSDDNFILGNNVHIGGGINNSVALGNNSTVSASNTVSVGSSTLKRKIVNVGDGEISASSTDAVTGRQLYSGNGIDTAAWQSKLNVTKKNDYKDANDIDVNKWRTKLGVGSGGGGGAPVDAYTKSEADNKFANKTDLDNYTKKDDYKDANGIDVDKWKAKLGTGAGTADIENLRNEVNEKIDDVKDEVRTVGSLSAALAGLHPMQYDPKAPIQVMAALGHYRDKQSVAVGASYYFNDRFMMSTGIALSGEKRTKTMANVGFTLKLGKGSGVTYNETPLYTIQDEVKRLTVENNKQAKENQELKERVRNLEEKLNMLLKNK; encoded by the coding sequence ATGAAAAAATTTGTTAGTTTAAAATTAATTGTTTTTAGTTTTATTTTAGTTGTTGGTAGTGTTTCTTTTTCAGCACCAGCTATTCAAGGAGGAACTGGAAGTGATAGTACAGTAGCAGGGATTGAAAATGATGCTAGTGAAGAGAAAAGTTCTGCTTTTGGATTTAAGAATAAAGCTAGTGGAAAGTTTAGTTCTGCTTTTGGATATATGAATGAAGCTAATGGACAGTTTAGTTCTGCTTTTGGAGCTGGGAATAAAGCCATTGGAGAACAAAGTTCTGCTTTTGGATTTCTAAATAAAGCTAGTGGAGGAAAAAGTTCTGTTTTTGGAAGTCAATATGAAGTTACTGGAAACTCTTCTGGTGCTTTTGGGGTTGGTGAATTTAATGGCCAATATCAATACAAAAATGAAGGTAATAATTCATATATGATAGGTAATAAGAATAAAATTGCCAGTGGCTCTGATGATAACTTTATTTTAGGTAATAATGTTCATATTGGTGGTGGTATTAATAATTCAGTAGCTCTTGGTAATAATTCTACTGTTAGTGCTTCTAATACTGTTTCTGTTGGATCTTCTACATTAAAAAGAAAGATAGTTAATGTTGGAGATGGAGAAATTTCTGCTTCTTCCACTGATGCTGTTACTGGTAGACAATTATATAGTGGAAATGGAATTGATACTGCTGCTTGGCAAAGTAAATTAAATGTTACTAAAAAAAATGATTATAAAGATGCTAATGACATTGATGTTAATAAGTGGAGAACTAAACTTGGTGTTGGCTCTGGTGGAGGTGGAGGAGCTCCTGTTGATGCCTATACTAAAAGTGAAGCTGATAATAAATTTGCAAATAAAACTGATTTAGATAATTATACTAAAAAAGATGATTATAAAGATGCTAATGGCATTGATGTTGATAAGTGGAAAGCTAAGCTTGGCACTGGTGCTGGGACTGCTGATATTGAAAATTTAAGAAATGAAGTAAATGAAAAAATTGATGATGTTAAAGATGAAGTTAGAACTGTTGGTTCTTTAAGTGCAGCTCTTGCTGGATTACATCCTATGCAATATGACCCAAAAGCTCCTATACAAGTTATGGCCGCATTGGGACATTACAGAGATAAACAATCAGTGGCTGTTGGAGCAAGTTATTATTTCAATGATAGATTTATGATGAGTACAGGTATTGCTCTTTCAGGAGAAAAGAGAACTAAAACTATGGCTAATGTAGGATTTACTTTAAAACTTGGTAAGGGTAGTGGAGTTACTTACAATGAAACTCCTTTATACACTATTCAAGATGAAGTTAAGAGATTAACTGTTGAAAATAATAAACAAGCCAAAGAAAACCAAGAATTAAAAGAAAGAGTTAGAAACTTGGAAGAAAAGTTAAATATGTTATTAAAAAATAAATAG